Proteins encoded together in one Hevea brasiliensis isolate MT/VB/25A 57/8 chromosome 16, ASM3005281v1, whole genome shotgun sequence window:
- the LOC110637170 gene encoding isocitrate dehydrogenase [NADP], producing the protein MAHGKIKVVNPIVEMDGDEMTRVFWKSIKDKLIFPFVELDIKYFDLGLPHRDATDDKVTVESAEATLKYNVAIKCATITPDEARVKEFNLKQMWKSPNGTIRNILNGTVFREPIICKNVPRLVPGWSKPICIGRHAFGDQYRATDTVIKGAGKLKLVFVPEGQEEKTELEVFNFKGEGGVALSMYNTDESIRAFAEASMNTAYQKKWPLYLSTKNTILKKYDGRFKDIFQEVYEANWKSKFEAAGIWYEHRLIDDMVAYALKSEGGYVWACKNYDGDVQSDFLAQGFGSLGLMTSVLVCPDGKTIEAEAAHGTVTRHYRVHQKGGETSTNSIASIFAWSRGLTHRAKLDDNARLLDFTQKLEAACIETVESGKMTKDLALIIHGPKVTRDQYLNTEEFIDAVAAGLKAKLGIEA; encoded by the exons ATGGCTCATGGGAAGATCAAGGTCGTCAACCCCATCGTTGAGATGGATG GAGATGAAATGACTCGGGTTTTCTGGAAATCAATCAAGGATAAG CTTATTTTCCCCTTTGTGGAGTTGGATATAAAATACTTTGACCTTGGCCTTCCTCATCGTGATGCCACTGATGATAAAGTTACAGTTGAAAGTGCAGAGGCTACCCTTAA GTACAATGTAGCAATCAAGTGTGCAACAATAACTCCAG ATGAAGCTCGTGTGAAGGAGTTTAACTTGAAGCAGATGTGGAAGAGTCCAAATGGGACAATTAGGAATATTTTAAATG GCACTGTTTTCAGAGAACCAATTATTTGCAAGAATGTCCCTCGGCTTGTCCCAG GTTGGTCAAAGCCAATATGCATTGGAAGGCATGCTTTTGGTGATCAATATCGAGCAACTGATACAGTTATTAAAGGAGCTGGCAAACTCAAATTGGTTTTCG TACCTGAAGGACAGGAAGAGAAGACTGAGTTAGAGGTTTTCAACTTTAAAGGTGAAGGGGGGGTGGCATTGTCCATGTATAACACTGATGAG TCAATCAGGGCTTTTGCTGAGGCATCTATGAACACTGCTTACCAGAAAAAATGGCCACTTTATCTTAGCACAAAAAATACCATCCTTAAGAAGTATGATGGAAG ATTCAAGGACATTTTTCAGGAAGTCTATGAGGCCAACTGGAAGTCAAAGTTTGAGGCTGCTGGAATATG GTATGAACATCGGCTCATTGATGATATGGTGGCTTATGCTCTCAAGAGTGAAGGTGGTTATGTATGGGCATGCAAGAACTATGATGGAGATGTGCAGAGTGATTTCTTAGCCCAAG GTTTCGGATCGCTTGGATTGATGACATCTGTACTG GTGTGTCCCGATGGAAAGACTATTGAAGCAGAGGCAGCCCATGGTACTGTTACTCGACATTACAGGGTTCATCAGAAAGGTGGTGAAACCAGCACAAACAGTATAGCTTCTATCTTTGCATGGTCACGAGGTCTTACACACAG GGCTAAGTTGGATGACAATGCTAGACTCTTGGATTTCACCCAGAAGCTTGAAGCAGCATGTATTGAAACAGTGGAGTCTGGCAAGATGACCAAGGATCTTGCATTGATTATTCATGGACCCAA GGTTACTCGGGACCAGTATCTCAATACTGAAGAATTCATTGATGCTGTGGCAGCAGGGCTGAAAGCAAAACTTGGCATCGAAGCGTAA
- the LOC110637184 gene encoding glutamate decarboxylase 1, with amino-acid sequence MVLSKTASDSDVSFHSTFASRYVRAPLPRFKMPEISIPKEAAYQIINDELMLDGNPRLNLASFVTTWMEPECDKLIMAAVNKNYVDMDEYPVTTELQNRCVNIIAHLFNAPLGDSETAIGVGTVGSSEAIMLAGLAFKRKWQNKRKAEGKPYDKPNIVTGANVQVCWEKFARYFEVELKEVKLRDGYYVMDPAKAVEMVDENTICVAAILGSTLNGEFEDVKLLNDLLIEKNKKTGWDTPIHVDAASGGFIAPFIYPELEWDFRLPLVKSINVSGHKYGLVYAGIGWVIWRSKEDLPEELIFHINYLGADQPTFTLNFSKGSSQVIAQYYQLIRLGYEGYRNIMENCRDNMLVLKQGLEKTGRFNIVSKDNGVPLVAFSLKDNSCHNEFEISEMLRRFGWIVPAYTMPPDAEHVTVLRVVIREDFSRTLAERLVLDIEKVLHELDTLPSKVSAKISVVEEKEKNGTTLVTKKSALETQREITTVWRKFVLERKKMNGVC; translated from the exons ATGGTTCTTTCCAAGACAGCCTCGGATTCCGACGTCTCCTTCCATTCCACCTTCGCTTCCCGCTATGTCCGAGCTCCACTTCCTCG GTTCAAGATGCCAGAGATCTCGATCCCCAAGGAAGCGGCTTATCAGATCATCAACGATGAGCTGATGCTGGATGGGAACCCTAGACTTAACCTCGCATCGTTCGTGACCACATGGATGGAACCTGAGTGCGATAAGCTCATCATGGCCGCCGTCAACAAGAACTACGTTGACATGGATGAGTACCCTGTCACCACTGAGTTGCAG AACCGATGTGTTAACATCATTGCTCATCTATTCAACGCACCACTCGGAGATTCAGAGACTGCAATTGGAGTAGGAACCGTAGGTTCTTCAGAGGCAATAATGTTGGCTGGATTAGCATTCAAGAGGAAGTGGCAAAACAAGAGAAAAGCCGAGGGAAAGCCCTATGATAAGCCAAACATTGTCACTGGAGCCAATGTTCAG GTTTGTTGGGAGAAATTTGCTAGGTATTTTGAAGTGGAGTTGAAGGAAGTGAAGCTTAGAGATGGGTATTATGTGATGGATCCAGCGAAAGCAGTGGAGATGGTTGATGAGAACACAATTTGTGTTGCTGCTATTCTTGGCTCCACTCTTAATGGAGAGTTTGAAGATGTAAAGCTTTTGAATGACCTCTTGATAGAGAAAAACAAGAAAACTGG ATGGGATACTCCTATCCATGTTGATGCAGCAAGTGGTGGGTTTATTGCCCCTTTTATTTACCCAGAACTCGAGTGGGATTTCCGATTGCCATTGGTGAAGAGTATCAATGTTAGCGGGCACAAATATGGATTGGTCTATGCTGGAATTGGCTGGGTCATTTGGAGGAGCAAAGAGGATTTGCCTGAAGAACTCATCTTCCATATCAACTACCTTGGAGCTGATCAACCTACATTCACCCTCAATTTCTCCAAAG GTTCTAGTCAAGTTATTGCTCAATACTACCAACTCATTCGATTGGGTTATGAG GGGTACAGAAACATCATGGAAAATTGCAGAGACAACATGCTGGTTCTGAAGCAAGGACTTGAGAAGACAGGGCGTTTCAATATTGTTTCGAAGGACAATGGAGTGCCACTGGTAGCCTTTTCCTTGAAAGATAACAGCTGCCACAATGAGTTTGAAATATCTGAAATGCTAAGGAGATTTGGTTGGATTGTGCCTGCATACACAATGCCACCGGATGCAGAACATGTGACTGTGCTTCGAGTTGTCATCAGAGAGGACTTCTCTCGCACACTCGCAGAACGCCTTGTTCTTGACATAGAAAAAGTTCTGCACGAGCTTGATACCTTGCCATCCAAGGTTAGTGCTAAGATTTCAGTagttgaagagaaagaaaagaatggAACCACTTTAGTCACGAAGAAGAGTGCTTTGGAGACACAGAGGGAGATTACTACAGTTTGGAGGAAGTTTGTCTTGGAACGGAAGAAGATGAACGGTGTTTGTTAG